A window of the Streptococcus sp. 116-D4 genome harbors these coding sequences:
- a CDS encoding ribonuclease J produces the protein MSNISLTTLGGVRENGKNMYIAEIDGSIFVLDAGLKYPENEQLGVDVVIPNMDYLFENSDRIAGVFLTHGHADAIGALPYLLAEAKVPVFGSELTIELAKLFVKGNDTVKKFNDFHVIDENTEIDFGGTVVSFFRTTHSIPESLGVVLKTAEGSIVYTGDFKFDQTASESYATDFARLAEIGRDGVLALLSDSANADSNIQVASESEVGDEITQTIADWEGRIIVAAVASNLSRIQQVFDAADVTGRRVVLTGFDIENIVRTAIRLKKLSLANESLLIKPKDMSRFEDHELIILETGRMGEPINGLRKMSIGRHRYVEIKDGDLVYIVTTPSIAKEAVMARVENMIYQAGGVVKLINQSLRVSGHGNARDLQLMINLLQPKYLFPIQGEYRELDAHAKAAMAVGMLPERIFIPKKGTSMAYEHGDFIPAGAVSAGDVLIDGNAIGDIGNVVLRDRKVLSEDGIFIVAITVNRREKKIVAKARVHTRGFVYLKKSRDILRESSELINQTVEDYLQGDDFDWADLKGKVRDNLTKYLFDQTKRRPAILPVVMEAK, from the coding sequence ATGAGTAATATCAGTTTAACAACACTTGGTGGTGTGCGTGAAAATGGGAAAAATATGTATATCGCTGAAATCGATGGGTCTATTTTCGTTTTGGATGCAGGTCTAAAATACCCTGAAAATGAACAACTAGGGGTGGATGTGGTCATTCCCAATATGGACTACCTTTTTGAAAATAGCGACCGTATCGCAGGGGTATTCTTGACTCACGGGCATGCGGATGCCATTGGTGCTCTGCCTTATCTCTTGGCTGAAGCCAAGGTACCTGTATTTGGCTCTGAGTTAACCATTGAGTTGGCAAAACTTTTTGTCAAAGGAAATGACACAGTTAAGAAATTCAATGATTTCCATGTTATTGATGAGAATACGGAGATTGATTTTGGAGGGACTGTGGTGTCCTTCTTCCGTACGACCCACTCTATCCCAGAAAGTCTGGGTGTTGTCTTGAAGACAGCTGAAGGTAGTATCGTTTATACAGGTGACTTCAAATTTGACCAGACAGCTAGTGAATCCTATGCGACAGACTTCGCTCGCTTGGCAGAAATCGGTCGTGATGGAGTTCTAGCCCTTCTTAGCGATTCAGCCAACGCAGACAGTAATATCCAAGTGGCTAGCGAAAGTGAAGTTGGGGATGAAATTACCCAAACTATAGCGGACTGGGAGGGCCGTATCATTGTTGCAGCAGTAGCCAGCAACCTCTCTCGTATTCAGCAGGTGTTTGACGCTGCGGATGTAACAGGTCGTCGTGTGGTCTTGACAGGATTTGATATTGAAAATATCGTCCGCACTGCTATTCGTCTCAAGAAATTATCTCTAGCTAACGAGAGTCTTTTGATTAAGCCAAAAGATATGTCTCGCTTTGAAGACCATGAGTTGATTATCCTTGAGACAGGTCGTATGGGTGAGCCCATCAACGGTCTGCGTAAGATGTCGATTGGTCGCCACCGTTATGTGGAAATCAAGGACGGTGACCTAGTTTATATCGTAACGACTCCGTCTATCGCCAAAGAAGCAGTCATGGCGCGTGTGGAAAACATGATTTACCAAGCTGGTGGGGTTGTCAAACTGATCAATCAAAGCTTGAGAGTGTCAGGTCACGGGAATGCGCGTGATTTGCAGTTGATGATCAATCTCTTGCAACCCAAGTATCTCTTTCCAATTCAAGGTGAATACCGTGAATTGGATGCCCATGCTAAGGCTGCTATGGCAGTTGGGATGTTGCCGGAACGCATTTTTATTCCTAAAAAGGGAACTAGCATGGCTTATGAGCATGGGGACTTTATCCCAGCTGGTGCAGTTTCGGCAGGCGATGTCTTGATTGACGGAAATGCCATTGGTGATATTGGGAATGTGGTCCTTCGTGACCGTAAGGTCTTGTCAGAGGACGGTATTTTCATCGTAGCAATTACCGTTAACCGTCGTGAGAAGAAAATTGTGGCCAAGGCTCGTGTTCACACGCGTGGATTTGTTTATCTCAAGAAGAGTCGCGATATTCTCCGTGAAAGTTCAGAATTGATCAACCAAACGGTAGAAGACTATCTTCAAGGAGATGACTTTGATTGGGCGGATCTTAAAGGGAAGGTTCGTGATAATCTGACCAAGTACCTTTTTGATCAAACCAAGCGTCGACCAGCTATTTTACCAGTAGTCATGGAAGCGAAATAA
- the cysS gene encoding cysteine--tRNA ligase has protein sequence MIKIYDTMSRDLREFVPIEDEKVKMYVCGPTVYNYIHVGNARSTVAFDTIRRYFEYRGYEVAYISNFTDVDDKIINRAKEEGITPQEVADKYIAAFREDVTALGVKPATRHPRVVEFMADIIRFVGDLIEKGFAYESQGDVYFRVEKSHNYAKLANKTLEDLELGASGRTDEETVRKENPVDFALWKSAKPGEISWDSPWGPGRPGWHIECSVMSTEILGDTIDIHGGGADLEFPHHTNEIAQSEAKTGKTFANYWMHNGFVNIDNVKMSKSLGNFITVHDALKTIDGQVLRFFFATQHYRKPINFTEKAVRDAETNLKYLKNTYEQPFTGTVDAGELQDFKDKFVAAMDEDFNTANGITVVFEMAKWINSGNYDAAVKEALTAMLEVFGVVFVEEVLDEEIEALIQKRQEARANRDFATADQIRDQLATQGIKLLDTKDGVRWTRD, from the coding sequence ATGATTAAAATCTACGACACCATGTCTCGTGATTTGCGAGAGTTTGTCCCGATTGAGGACGAAAAAGTCAAGATGTATGTTTGTGGGCCAACGGTGTACAACTATATCCATGTGGGGAATGCCCGTTCGACGGTAGCTTTTGATACGATTCGCCGATACTTCGAATACCGTGGCTACGAGGTTGCCTATATTTCCAATTTTACAGATGTGGATGATAAGATTATCAACCGTGCCAAGGAAGAAGGAATCACGCCTCAGGAGGTAGCGGACAAGTACATCGCTGCCTTTCGTGAGGATGTGACGGCCTTGGGCGTTAAACCTGCGACTCGCCATCCGCGTGTAGTGGAGTTTATGGCTGACATTATCCGCTTTGTGGGAGACTTGATTGAAAAAGGCTTTGCCTACGAGAGTCAAGGAGATGTCTATTTTCGTGTGGAAAAATCTCACAACTATGCCAAGTTGGCCAATAAAACCTTGGAAGACTTGGAGCTAGGTGCTTCAGGTCGTACCGATGAAGAAACGGTTCGTAAGGAAAATCCTGTAGACTTTGCCCTATGGAAATCTGCCAAACCGGGAGAGATTTCTTGGGATAGTCCTTGGGGACCTGGTCGACCGGGCTGGCATATCGAGTGTTCGGTTATGTCAACAGAAATTTTGGGCGATACTATTGATATCCACGGTGGTGGAGCTGATCTAGAATTTCCTCACCATACTAACGAAATTGCCCAGTCTGAAGCTAAAACAGGCAAGACCTTTGCCAACTACTGGATGCACAATGGTTTTGTCAATATCGACAATGTCAAGATGTCTAAGTCCTTGGGGAATTTCATCACAGTACATGATGCCCTCAAGACCATTGATGGCCAAGTGCTTCGTTTCTTCTTCGCTACTCAGCATTACCGCAAGCCTATCAACTTCACAGAAAAAGCAGTTCGTGATGCCGAGACAAATCTCAAGTATCTGAAGAACACTTACGAGCAACCATTTACTGGAACTGTGGATGCGGGGGAGTTACAAGACTTTAAAGATAAGTTTGTAGCGGCTATGGATGAAGATTTTAACACTGCAAATGGAATCACAGTTGTCTTTGAAATGGCCAAGTGGATCAACTCAGGAAACTATGATGCAGCTGTCAAGGAAGCTCTTACTGCCATGTTGGAAGTCTTTGGAGTTGTCTTTGTTGAGGAAGTTTTGGATGAAGAGATTGAAGCCTTGATCCAAAAACGCCAAGAGGCGCGTGCCAATCGTGACTTTGCAACAGCGGACCAAATCCGTGACCAATTGGCTACTCAGGGAATTAAGCTCCTTGACACCAAGGATGGAGTGAGGTGGACTCGTGATTGA
- a CDS encoding alpha/beta hydrolase, which produces MAVMKIEYYSQVLDMEWGVNVLYPDANRVEEPDCTDIPVLYLLHGMSGNHNSWLKRTNVERLLRGTNLIVVMPNTSNGWYTDTQYGFDYYTALAEELPQVLKRFFPNMTSKREKTFIAGLSMGGYGCFKLALATNRFSHAASFSGALSFQDFSPERQDLGTPAYWRGIFGEIKDWTTSPYSLESLAKKSDKKTKLWAWCGEQDFLYAANNLAVKNLKKLGFDVTYSHSAGTHEWYYWEKQLERFLATLPIDFKLEERLI; this is translated from the coding sequence ATGGCAGTAATGAAAATCGAGTATTACTCACAAGTCTTGGATATGGAGTGGGGGGTTAATGTCCTCTATCCTGATGCTAATCGAGTGGAAGAACCAGATTGCACAGATATTCCCGTCTTGTACCTCTTGCACGGGATGTCTGGCAATCATAATAGTTGGCTCAAGCGGACCAATGTAGAACGCTTGCTTCGGGGGACTAATCTTATCGTCGTCATGCCCAATACCAGCAATGGTTGGTACACCGATACCCAATATGGTTTTGACTATTACACAGCTCTAGCAGAGGAATTACCACAGGTTCTGAAACGCTTCTTCCCTAACATGACCAGTAAGCGTGAAAAGACCTTTATCGCTGGCCTCTCTATGGGAGGCTACGGCTGCTTTAAACTGGCTCTTGCTACAAATCGTTTTTCTCATGCAGCTAGTTTTTCAGGTGCCCTCAGCTTTCAAGATTTTTCTCCTGAGCGTCAAGATTTGGGAACTCCAGCTTACTGGAGAGGTATTTTTGGAGAGATTAAAGACTGGACAACTAGTCCTTATTCTCTAGAAAGTCTGGCTAAAAAATCGGACAAAAAGACTAAGCTGTGGGCTTGGTGTGGCGAGCAGGATTTCTTGTACGCAGCCAATAATCTAGCAGTGAAAAACCTCAAAAAACTGGGCTTTGATGTGACCTATAGCCATAGCGCTGGAACTCACGAGTGGTATTATTGGGAAAAACAATTGGAACGGTTCTTAGCAACCCTACCAATTGATTTCAAATTAGAAGAGAGATTGATTTAG
- the recJ gene encoding single-stranded-DNA-specific exonuclease RecJ, producing the protein MITPTYEWQFAPQVEDADFTKIAKKAGLGPEVARLLFERGIQDQESLNKFLEPSLEDLHDPYLLHDMDKAVERIRQAIEEGENILIYGDYDADGMTSASIVKESLEQLGAECRVYLPNRFTDGYGPNASVYKYFIEQEGISLIVTVDNGVAGHEAIELAQSMGVDVIVTDHHSMPETLPDAYAIVHPEHPDADYPFKYLAGCGVAFKLACALLEEVQVELLDLVAIGTIADMVSLTDENRILVQYGLEMLGHTQRIGLQEMLDMAGIAANEVTEETVGFQIAPRLNALGRLDDPNPAIDLLTGFDDEEAHEIALMIHQKNEERKEIVQSIYEEAKTMVDPEKKVQVLAKEGWNPGVLGIVAGRLLEELGQTVIVLNIEEGRAKGSARSVEAVDIFEALDPHRDLFIAFGGHAGAAGMTMEVEKLSDLSHVLEDYVREKGADATGKNKLNLDEELDLETLSLETVKNFERLAPFGMDNQKPVFYIKDFQVESARTMGAGNAHLKLKISKGEASFEVVAFGQGRWATEFSQTKNLELAVKLSVNQWNGQTALQLMMVDARVEGVQLFNIRGKNAVLPEGVPVLDFAGGVPDLATSDAVVVKTIPEDITLLKTIFQEQNFSAVYFKNDIDKAYYLTGYGTREQFAKLYKTIYQFPEFDIRYKLKDLAAYLNIQQILLVKMIQIFEELGFVSIKDGVMTVNKEAPKREIGESQIYQNLKQTVKDQEMMALGTVQEIYDFLMEKE; encoded by the coding sequence TTGATAACACCTACTTATGAATGGCAGTTTGCCCCACAGGTTGAAGATGCGGATTTTACAAAGATAGCCAAGAAGGCTGGACTGGGTCCTGAGGTGGCTCGGTTATTGTTTGAGAGAGGGATTCAGGACCAAGAAAGTCTGAATAAGTTTTTAGAGCCTTCCTTAGAGGACTTGCACGATCCTTATCTGCTCCATGATATGGACAAGGCAGTGGAACGAATTCGTCAGGCCATTGAAGAAGGGGAAAATATTCTCATCTATGGAGATTATGATGCGGATGGTATGACTTCGGCTTCGATTGTGAAGGAAAGTTTGGAACAACTTGGCGCCGAGTGCCGTGTTTATCTGCCAAATCGTTTTACCGATGGCTATGGCCCTAATGCCAGTGTCTATAAATACTTTATCGAGCAAGAAGGAATTTCCTTGATTGTGACAGTCGACAATGGGGTTGCAGGTCACGAAGCTATTGAACTGGCCCAGTCTATGGGGGTAGATGTCATTGTGACTGACCACCATTCCATGCCTGAAACCTTACCAGATGCCTATGCTATTGTCCATCCTGAGCATCCAGATGCGGACTATCCTTTCAAATACTTGGCTGGTTGTGGAGTGGCTTTCAAGCTGGCTTGTGCCCTTTTAGAAGAAGTACAAGTGGAATTGCTTGATTTGGTTGCTATCGGTACCATTGCTGATATGGTTAGTTTGACAGATGAGAACCGTATCTTGGTTCAGTATGGTCTGGAAATGCTGGGACATACTCAGCGCATTGGTTTACAAGAAATGCTGGACATGGCTGGTATTGCTGCGAATGAAGTGACAGAAGAAACGGTTGGATTCCAGATTGCTCCTCGTTTGAATGCCTTGGGCCGTTTGGATGATCCCAATCCTGCTATTGATTTGCTGACTGGATTTGATGATGAGGAAGCGCACGAGATCGCCCTTATGATTCATCAGAAAAACGAAGAGCGCAAGGAAATCGTCCAGTCTATCTATGAAGAAGCTAAGACCATGGTGGACCCCGAGAAGAAGGTCCAAGTCTTGGCCAAGGAAGGCTGGAATCCTGGGGTTCTGGGTATCGTGGCTGGTCGTTTGTTGGAAGAACTAGGGCAGACAGTCATCGTTCTCAATATAGAGGAAGGTCGTGCCAAGGGTAGTGCTCGTAGTGTGGAAGCGGTCGATATTTTTGAAGCCTTGGATCCTCATCGCGACCTCTTTATCGCATTTGGCGGTCATGCTGGCGCAGCAGGAATGACGATGGAAGTTGAGAAACTCTCAGATTTATCTCATGTCTTGGAAGATTATGTCCGTGAAAAAGGTGCAGATGCTACTGGCAAGAATAAGTTAAATCTAGATGAAGAGTTGGATTTGGAGACTTTGAGTCTTGAAACAGTCAAGAACTTTGAACGTTTGGCACCTTTTGGCATGGACAATCAGAAACCTGTCTTTTATATCAAGGATTTTCAAGTCGAAAGTGCCCGTACTATGGGGGCGGGCAATGCCCATCTCAAGTTGAAAATATCCAAAGGTGAGGCGAGTTTTGAAGTGGTAGCCTTTGGCCAAGGCAGATGGGCGACAGAGTTTTCTCAAACCAAGAATCTAGAGCTGGCAGTCAAATTGTCTGTCAACCAATGGAATGGTCAAACTGCCCTCCAATTGATGATGGTGGATGCGCGTGTGGAGGGTGTTCAACTCTTTAACATCCGTGGGAAAAATGCAGTCTTACCAGAAGGAGTTCCAGTCTTGGATTTTGCTGGAGGAGTGCCTGATTTAGCGACTAGTGACGCGGTTGTCGTGAAAACCATACCTGAGGATATTACTCTGTTGAAGACCATTTTTCAGGAACAGAATTTCTCTGCTGTCTATTTCAAAAATGATATTGACAAGGCCTACTATCTGACAGGCTATGGGACTAGAGAGCAGTTTGCCAAATTGTACAAGACCATCTACCAGTTTCCAGAGTTTGATATTCGCTACAAGCTGAAAGATTTGGCAGCTTATCTTAATATTCAGCAAATCTTGCTGGTCAAAATGATTCAAATATTTGAAGAACTAGGCTTTGTGAGCATCAAAGATGGGGTCATGACCGTCAATAAAGAGGCACCAAAGCGGGAAATCGGAGAAAGTCAGATTTACCAAAATCTTAAACAAACCGTCAAAGACCAAGAAATGATGGCGCTGGGTACCGTGCAAGAAATTTATGACTTTTTAATGGAAAAAGAATAG
- a CDS encoding GNAT family N-acetyltransferase — translation MIQARNKLSQEELSEAKKLINYCQNYDGTYRDPYLSNMLNFDPNMPAFFLYYEKGELVGLLTVYADDQDVEVTILVHPDHRRQGVARALFTRFERETASFPIHSVTFRTERVFLDRHPDFVSNWGLVEDEETETWLGKDRKPYPLANVSNLEVLLADSSYQDQISQLKFQAFLGEHESREVEDRYVAEALKDPESRLYVLLKDGQVIGTCTVDLSTNTNYFYGLAISELERGKGYGSYLAKSLVNQLIEQNDKEFQIAVEDSNVGAKRLYEKIGFVKQTQVVYLNEKGARDSEV, via the coding sequence ATGATTCAAGCAAGAAACAAGTTGAGCCAAGAGGAGTTATCTGAGGCGAAAAAACTAATTAACTATTGCCAAAACTATGACGGTACCTATCGAGATCCCTATCTCTCTAACATGCTTAATTTTGACCCAAACATGCCCGCCTTTTTCCTTTATTATGAAAAAGGCGAACTTGTTGGTTTATTAACTGTCTATGCAGATGACCAAGATGTGGAAGTGACGATACTGGTTCATCCAGATCATCGCCGTCAAGGGGTTGCGCGGGCATTGTTTACTAGATTTGAGAGAGAAACAGCTTCTTTTCCGATTCATTCAGTTACTTTTCGGACAGAGCGTGTTTTTCTAGACCGCCATCCTGATTTTGTCAGCAACTGGGGATTGGTCGAGGATGAAGAGACAGAAACTTGGTTAGGTAAGGATAGAAAACCTTATCCGTTAGCAAATGTTTCCAATCTTGAAGTTTTGTTAGCAGATAGCTCGTATCAGGATCAAATTAGTCAGTTGAAATTTCAGGCATTTTTAGGGGAACATGAATCTAGAGAAGTTGAGGATAGATATGTCGCTGAAGCTCTGAAAGATCCAGAAAGTCGCCTATATGTTTTATTAAAAGACGGTCAGGTTATTGGAACTTGCACGGTAGATTTATCGACTAATACGAATTACTTCTACGGTTTAGCAATATCAGAACTTGAACGTGGGAAAGGCTATGGAAGCTACTTAGCAAAATCCCTTGTCAACCAATTGATTGAGCAAAATGATAAGGAATTTCAGATTGCAGTGGAAGATAGCAATGTAGGTGCCAAGCGTTTGTATGAAAAAATTGGCTTTGTCAAACAGACTCAGGTAGTTTATCTGAATGAGAAAGGAGCAAGGGATTCCGAAGTGTAG
- a CDS encoding Mini-ribonuclease 3: MIDVNLINGIALAFEGDAVYSMYIRRHLILKGMTKPNKLHQEATKYVSAKAQARLIALMLEEQVLTEKEEEIYKRGRNTNSHTKAKNADVVTYRMSTGFEAVMGYLHMTENLERLESLISWCIQKVEG, translated from the coding sequence GTGATTGATGTCAATCTCATTAACGGGATTGCGTTAGCTTTTGAGGGTGACGCCGTTTACTCCATGTATATTCGCCGCCATCTCATCCTTAAAGGCATGACCAAACCCAATAAACTCCATCAAGAAGCGACCAAGTATGTCTCAGCCAAGGCTCAGGCCCGCCTGATTGCCCTTATGTTGGAGGAGCAAGTCCTGACGGAAAAAGAAGAAGAAATCTACAAACGTGGTCGCAACACCAATAGCCACACAAAGGCTAAAAATGCTGATGTGGTGACCTACCGTATGTCCACTGGTTTTGAAGCCGTCATGGGCTATCTTCATATGACAGAAAATCTAGAACGTCTTGAGAGCTTGATTTCGTGGTGTATCCAAAAAGTGGAGGGCTAG
- a CDS encoding helix-turn-helix domain-containing protein — MMAKELQDWFPEAQISDQPVEKEGYLTLPLASRQWILLEEAGLSEREKQLVALLTQQEQARSLNPWYSFLIEGKGQAPQNFKKLQLVYCHLSYFQQENLSSWLDMMRTLFPNCQTVIQVGAQDYVFVLQQDKYTSVRSILMDTLEAVEYDFGVRLSIMLGQVWSQTGHQALSDLIKAERDLFKTWWRQGHQGVHTFSQLYLWSMGERLVDLKVTKECLHQTILDQDQIQEIILSLWENSAVLTKTAQQLYLHRNSLQYKIDKWEELTGLQLKELTDLTLCYQLILPDIL, encoded by the coding sequence ATGATGGCAAAAGAACTACAAGACTGGTTTCCTGAGGCTCAGATTTCAGACCAACCAGTAGAGAAAGAGGGCTATCTCACACTCCCTTTGGCTTCTCGGCAGTGGATTTTGCTGGAGGAAGCTGGGCTCAGTGAGCGTGAAAAACAACTGGTAGCTCTCTTAACCCAGCAGGAGCAGGCTCGTTCGCTCAATCCTTGGTATTCTTTTCTGATTGAGGGCAAGGGACAGGCACCGCAAAACTTTAAAAAGTTGCAACTTGTCTATTGTCACCTATCCTATTTTCAACAGGAAAATCTATCCTCTTGGCTAGACATGATGCGGACTCTTTTTCCGAATTGTCAAACAGTGATTCAGGTTGGTGCTCAGGATTATGTTTTCGTACTTCAACAAGATAAATACACATCCGTTCGCTCTATCTTGATGGATACCTTGGAAGCCGTAGAATATGATTTTGGAGTACGTTTATCCATCATGTTAGGCCAGGTTTGGTCTCAGACAGGTCATCAAGCCCTATCCGACTTAATCAAAGCGGAGCGGGATTTATTTAAGACTTGGTGGCGTCAGGGTCACCAAGGTGTTCATACATTTTCTCAACTTTATCTGTGGAGTATGGGAGAAAGACTAGTGGACTTGAAGGTAACCAAGGAATGCCTGCACCAGACAATCTTGGATCAAGATCAGATTCAGGAAATCATTCTCTCTCTTTGGGAAAATAGTGCTGTTCTTACTAAAACAGCCCAGCAACTCTATCTGCACCGCAATTCTCTCCAATACAAGATTGATAAATGGGAAGAGTTGACAGGGCTTCAGTTGAAGGAATTGACGGATCTGACCCTGTGTTATCAATTGATTTTACCAGATATTCTCTAA
- a CDS encoding ABC transporter ATP-binding protein: MVELNLKNIYKKYPNSEHYSVEDFNLDIKDKEFIVFVGPSGCGKSTTLRMIAGLEDITEGTASIDGVVVNDVAPKDRDIAMVFQNYALYPHMTVYDNMAFGLKLRKYSKEDIDKRVQEAAEILGLKEFLDRKPADLSGGQRQRVAMGRAIVRDAKVFLMDEPLSNLDAKLRVSMRAEIAKIHRRIGATTIYVTHDQTEAMTLADRIVIMSATKNPAGTGTIGRVEQIGTPQEVYKNPVNKFVAGFIGSPAMNFINVKLVGSEIVSDGFRLKVPEGALKVLREKGYEGKELIFGIRPEDVNAEPAFLETFPESVVKATISVSELLGSESHLYCQVGKDEFVAKVDARDYLQTGATVELGFDLNKAHFFDVETEKTVY, encoded by the coding sequence ATGGTAGAATTGAATCTTAAAAATATTTACAAAAAATATCCAAACAGCGAACACTACTCAGTTGAAGACTTCAACTTGGATATCAAAGACAAAGAATTTATCGTTTTCGTAGGTCCTTCAGGATGTGGTAAATCAACAACTCTTCGTATGATCGCTGGTCTTGAAGATATTACAGAAGGTACTGCATCTATCGATGGCGTGGTTGTCAACGACGTAGCTCCAAAAGACCGTGACATCGCCATGGTATTCCAAAACTACGCTCTTTACCCACACATGACTGTTTATGACAACATGGCTTTCGGTTTGAAATTGCGTAAATACAGCAAAGAAGACATCGACAAACGTGTACAAGAAGCAGCAGAAATTCTTGGTTTGAAAGAATTCTTGGATCGTAAACCAGCTGACCTTTCAGGTGGTCAACGTCAACGTGTTGCCATGGGTCGTGCAATCGTCCGTGATGCCAAAGTATTCTTGATGGACGAACCTTTGTCAAACTTGGATGCAAAACTTCGTGTATCAATGCGTGCTGAAATTGCGAAAATCCACCGCCGTATCGGAGCTACAACTATCTACGTAACGCACGACCAAACAGAAGCGATGACACTTGCAGACCGTATCGTTATCATGTCAGCAACTAAGAACCCTGCTGGTACAGGTACTATCGGACGTGTAGAACAAATCGGTACTCCTCAAGAAGTTTACAAAAACCCAGTGAACAAATTCGTAGCAGGATTCATCGGAAGCCCGGCTATGAACTTTATCAACGTGAAATTGGTTGGTAGCGAAATTGTATCTGACGGTTTCCGCTTGAAAGTTCCAGAAGGAGCATTGAAAGTTCTTCGTGAAAAAGGTTACGAAGGTAAAGAATTGATCTTCGGTATCCGTCCAGAAGATGTGAATGCAGAACCTGCTTTCCTTGAAACATTCCCAGAATCAGTTGTCAAAGCTACTATCTCTGTATCAGAATTACTTGGTTCAGAATCTCACCTTTACTGCCAAGTTGGTAAAGATGAATTTGTTGCCAAAGTTGATGCTCGTGACTACTTGCAAACAGGTGCAACAGTTGAACTTGGATTTGACTTGAACAAAGCACACTTCTTTGATGTAGAAACTGAAAAAACAGTTTACTAA
- a CDS encoding aminoacyltransferase, whose translation MYRYQIGIPTLEYDQFVKEHELANVLQSSAWEAVKSDWQHEKFGVYRGEKLLATASILIRTLPLGYKMFYIPRGPILDYRDTELLSFVVQSIKSYARSKRAVFVTFDPSVCLSQSLINQEKTEFPENLAIIDSLHQMGARWSGKTEEMGDTIQPRIQAKIYKENFEEDKLSKSTRQAIRTARNKGLETQYGGLELLNSFSELMKKTEKRKEIHLRNEAYYKKLLDNFKEDSYITLTSLDVSKRLRELEEQLEKNRVVAEKFNDATKPSKVQENIKEKERLEEEIDFLQGYMNMGKSNIPLAATLSLEFGNTSVNLYAGMDDDFKRYNAPILTWYETARYAFERGMVWQNLGGVENSLNGGLYHFKEKFNPTIEEYLGEFTLPTHFLYPLLRLALDFRKTLRKKHRK comes from the coding sequence ATGTACCGTTATCAAATTGGCATTCCCACGTTAGAATATGATCAGTTTGTCAAAGAACATGAATTAGCCAATGTATTACAAAGTAGTGCTTGGGAAGCAGTTAAGTCTGATTGGCAACATGAGAAGTTTGGTGTCTACAGGGGAGAAAAGTTACTGGCGACAGCTAGTATTTTGATTAGAACTCTTCCGCTAGGCTATAAAATGTTTTACATTCCAAGAGGACCTATATTGGATTACAGAGATACAGAACTCTTGAGTTTTGTCGTTCAGTCTATTAAGTCTTATGCTCGCAGTAAGAGAGCGGTTTTTGTGACTTTCGATCCAAGCGTTTGTCTATCTCAAAGTTTAATCAATCAGGAAAAAACAGAATTTCCTGAAAATCTGGCTATTATTGATAGTTTGCACCAAATGGGGGCAAGGTGGTCAGGAAAAACGGAGGAAATGGGAGACACCATTCAACCTCGTATTCAGGCAAAAATATACAAGGAAAATTTTGAAGAAGATAAACTTTCTAAATCAACGAGGCAAGCTATCCGAACAGCACGAAACAAAGGGCTTGAGACTCAATATGGTGGACTGGAACTATTAAATTCATTTTCGGAGCTGATGAAAAAAACTGAGAAGCGAAAAGAGATCCATTTAAGAAACGAAGCCTATTATAAAAAATTATTAGATAACTTCAAAGAAGATTCCTATATCACGCTAACGAGTTTGGATGTTTCTAAGCGTTTGAGAGAGTTAGAAGAACAGTTAGAAAAAAATAGAGTAGTTGCAGAAAAATTTAATGATGCAACCAAACCTTCAAAAGTTCAGGAAAATATAAAAGAAAAAGAACGTTTAGAAGAGGAAATAGATTTCTTGCAGGGATATATGAATATGGGAAAATCAAACATTCCTTTAGCGGCTACTTTGAGTTTGGAATTTGGTAATACCTCTGTCAATCTATATGCTGGTATGGATGATGATTTTAAACGTTACAATGCACCAATTTTAACTTGGTATGAAACGGCTCGCTATGCATTTGAGCGAGGTATGGTGTGGCAAAATTTAGGTGGTGTTGAAAACTCTCTCAATGGTGGACTTTATCATTTTAAGGAAAAATTTAATCCAACAATTGAAGAATACTTGGGTGAATTTACACTGCCTACCCATTTTCTCTATCCTCTGTTAAGACTTGCTCTTGATTTCCGTAAAACATTAAGAAAAAAACATAGAAAGTAA